The Oceanispirochaeta sp. genome contains a region encoding:
- a CDS encoding anthranilate synthase component I family protein, producing the protein MPESNNRYYRIKVPGDKFTPCALAIKLKAKCLLESSSLSGGHSRYSILLVDEAFRIIQEKDVVYRLSSKGKDRINHKDEDILPVLQKMASYHQDIEEEFPVPAGGIGFLSFEFAAYCDDILFVEREDALGLPLAEFIFGHVVLVFDHYTDEITLIGLNYPDFEVNLEDAVEAVKKRIFDLNFNYLTEQPQNSKGTLLPDPDSEKDYINMVNILKEEIIKGNLLQAVPSRRLTVHTHQSAMDAYRNLRSSNPSPYQFYLDFDSYQLLGASPEVHVKVSHGEAIIRPIAGTRRRGKNEKEDRDLEKELLSDEKEKAEHLMLVDLARNDLGRVCTAGSIKITEMMIIERYSKVMHIVSEVTGKLREDVSAADVIRATFPAGTVSGAPKIQAIKTISSLEKMNRGFYAGLVGYFDANGSLDSCITIRSALKKDEFLYLQAGGGIVYDSTAERELEETKEKMRAMALAAGVEV; encoded by the coding sequence ATGCCGGAAAGCAATAATCGATATTACCGCATCAAGGTTCCAGGGGATAAATTTACCCCCTGTGCCCTGGCAATAAAACTAAAAGCCAAATGCCTTTTGGAATCTTCCTCACTCTCGGGAGGACATTCCCGGTATTCTATTCTTCTGGTGGATGAAGCCTTCCGCATCATTCAGGAAAAGGATGTGGTCTACAGACTCTCTTCAAAAGGAAAAGACAGGATCAACCATAAAGACGAGGACATTCTGCCTGTCCTTCAGAAGATGGCATCCTACCATCAGGACATAGAAGAAGAGTTCCCCGTTCCAGCCGGAGGTATCGGATTTCTATCTTTTGAGTTTGCCGCCTACTGTGATGACATTCTTTTTGTTGAGAGAGAAGATGCCCTGGGGCTGCCCCTGGCAGAATTTATCTTTGGACATGTGGTGCTTGTTTTTGATCATTACACCGATGAAATCACCCTCATAGGCCTGAACTACCCTGATTTTGAGGTTAATCTCGAGGACGCGGTAGAGGCCGTAAAAAAACGGATTTTCGATTTGAACTTCAACTATCTGACCGAACAGCCTCAAAACAGCAAGGGGACTCTACTCCCTGATCCAGACAGCGAAAAAGACTATATTAATATGGTTAATATTTTGAAAGAGGAGATTATAAAGGGAAACCTTTTACAGGCGGTTCCCTCCAGAAGACTGACCGTTCATACACATCAGTCTGCCATGGATGCCTACCGCAATCTTCGTTCCAGCAATCCTTCCCCCTATCAGTTTTACCTTGACTTTGACAGCTACCAGCTCCTGGGCGCCTCACCCGAGGTTCATGTGAAGGTGAGCCATGGGGAGGCTATTATCCGTCCTATCGCCGGGACAAGACGCCGGGGTAAAAACGAAAAAGAAGACAGAGATCTGGAGAAGGAACTTTTATCGGATGAAAAAGAGAAGGCGGAACACCTCATGCTGGTGGATCTGGCCCGGAATGATCTCGGCAGGGTCTGCACTGCAGGGAGCATTAAAATTACCGAGATGATGATCATTGAGCGTTACTCCAAGGTGATGCACATCGTATCGGAAGTAACGGGGAAACTCAGGGAGGATGTGAGTGCCGCCGATGTGATCCGGGCCACCTTCCCGGCCGGTACAGTTTCGGGAGCTCCCAAGATTCAGGCTATCAAGACCATCTCCAGCCTGGAAAAGATGAACAGAGGATTCTATGCCGGATTAGTCGGATATTTTGATGCCAATGGAAGCCTTGACAGCTGCATTACCATCAGAAGTGCTCTGAAAAAGGATGAGTTCCTCTACCTTCAGGCGGGGGGGGGCATAGTTTATGATTCAACCGCCGAAAGAGAACTGGAAGAAACCAAAGAAAAGATGCGGGCCATGGCCCTGGCTGCTGGAGTAGAGGTATAA
- a CDS encoding bifunctional anthranilate synthase component II/anthranilate phosphoribosyltransferase: protein MIALIDNYDSFTFNVYQYLKEITDEEIQVFRNDKITLSELSNMQPTRIILSPGPGRPDDAGISLDVVKHFVGKIPILGICLGHQTIVQALGGKIVSAVRIVHGKVEVMNHDGRGLFRNMPGEAKFTRYHSLAAEQKSLPECLEVSSRSSDNEIMGVRHKSYVLEGVQFHPESIGSEDGKILLKNFLKYKREPLNKSGLLKKLLANQDLDEKEAEDFMDELTEGNLSEAFITAILIALNAKGIKAHEVAGCARVLQRKKQSVRIPGRTIDTCGTGGDGRGTFNISSFSALITAGMGIPVAKHGNRAVSSKSGSADFYRSLSIPVESSPDQAALMIKETGFSFLYAPLFHGAMRHAAPVRRELGIKTIMNLLGPLANPAEAECQLIGVYNSELCPVMARAARLLGVQRVMTVHSEDGLDEISSAAPTRIFFIDQDGIERDSIFDPASVGITGFTTDDLNGGSAEDNAKMAVAILKGQGNQACIEACCLNAGAASFVYGQSESIAEGYRLAKKTLKEGKVLKLVQNLRRINKDRPV, encoded by the coding sequence ATGATAGCCCTGATAGACAACTATGATTCATTTACATTTAACGTATACCAGTACCTGAAAGAGATCACCGATGAAGAGATTCAAGTATTCAGAAATGATAAAATAACACTCTCTGAACTATCTAATATGCAGCCGACCAGGATCATTCTGTCACCCGGCCCCGGCCGCCCCGATGATGCGGGAATATCCCTGGATGTGGTGAAACATTTTGTTGGAAAAATACCCATCCTGGGCATATGCCTGGGACATCAGACAATCGTCCAGGCCCTGGGGGGAAAGATCGTCTCAGCCGTCCGGATCGTTCACGGCAAGGTTGAGGTCATGAACCATGACGGCAGGGGTCTGTTCAGAAATATGCCGGGAGAAGCCAAATTCACCCGATACCACTCTCTGGCGGCAGAGCAGAAATCTCTGCCGGAATGCCTGGAAGTCAGCTCCCGGTCTTCAGACAATGAAATCATGGGGGTTCGCCACAAGTCGTATGTTCTGGAGGGAGTTCAGTTTCATCCAGAATCCATAGGAAGCGAGGACGGCAAGATTCTGCTGAAAAACTTTCTCAAATACAAGAGAGAGCCTTTGAATAAATCAGGACTTCTCAAGAAACTGCTGGCGAATCAGGATCTTGACGAAAAAGAAGCCGAAGATTTTATGGACGAACTCACCGAAGGTAATCTGTCAGAAGCCTTTATTACCGCCATCCTGATCGCCTTGAATGCTAAGGGGATCAAGGCCCACGAGGTGGCCGGTTGCGCCCGTGTTCTTCAAAGAAAAAAGCAGTCCGTCAGGATACCCGGGAGGACCATAGACACCTGTGGCACGGGAGGAGATGGACGGGGAACCTTCAATATTTCCTCCTTTTCTGCCCTGATCACAGCGGGAATGGGAATTCCCGTTGCCAAACACGGGAACAGGGCTGTCAGTTCAAAAAGCGGCAGTGCCGATTTTTACCGCAGTCTCAGCATTCCCGTAGAGAGCTCACCCGACCAGGCCGCCCTGATGATTAAGGAAACAGGATTCTCATTCCTCTATGCCCCCCTCTTCCATGGCGCCATGCGTCACGCCGCTCCTGTCCGGAGAGAACTGGGAATCAAGACCATCATGAATCTCCTGGGGCCTCTGGCCAATCCGGCTGAAGCAGAGTGTCAGCTCATTGGTGTCTACAATTCTGAACTGTGTCCGGTAATGGCCCGGGCAGCCCGTCTTCTGGGGGTTCAAAGAGTCATGACCGTCCACAGTGAGGATGGTCTGGATGAGATTTCCTCTGCTGCGCCCACAAGGATCTTTTTTATTGATCAGGACGGGATCGAAAGGGACAGTATCTTTGATCCGGCTTCTGTTGGAATCACAGGATTCACCACGGATGATCTGAATGGAGGATCGGCAGAAGACAATGCAAAAATGGCCGTGGCTATTTTAAAAGGCCAGGGAAATCAGGCCTGTATAGAGGCCTGCTGCCTCAATGCAGGGGCTGCCTCCTTTGTCTATGGTCAGTCTGAATCCATTGCAGAGGGGTATAGACTGGCCAAAAAGACCCTGAAAGAGGGAAAGGTTTTGAAACTAGTTCAAAACCTGCGCCGGATCAACAAGGACCGGCCTGTATGA
- a CDS encoding bifunctional indole-3-glycerol phosphate synthase/phosphoribosylanthranilate isomerase — MKPEGPTPDIRREIAEKRADRLKTLGNEEGFTIPDTRQVPLVPFSREKMLICEIKRRSPSKGMIDGIPRAGEQARLYRSKGAAQVSVLTEPDYFGGSLQDLMDVKSSCPDLAVLRKDFLLTVEDIDVSYRAGADACLLIASLLESSVLNTMHQRCADLGMTALVELHSRKDVEKVSVLKPGLVGINCRDLKTFRIYPLQPLKIRSLIDWNCRVIYESGILAVRDGEFALNAGFSGLLVGEGVVRHPDLIVELKEKMASPESRIEGDPWTRLCSRYIPGRPLVKICGITNRKDFDLAVTLGADLCGFILAPSPRLTNPDFIRTLPHVKSMKVGVVLLEEGESLPREIQDLLDDGYLDFIQYHGSESPSTVRNGCGYKALRIRNESDLKRMSNYYPLPCLMDAFSKGVAGGTGKLIDRTLVESARDRGELWLAGGLSPDNIGQILKDFAPELVDLSSGVEAEPGKKDPVKMKAFFKEINSYAPIQ, encoded by the coding sequence ATGAAGCCGGAAGGACCGACTCCTGATATCCGCCGTGAAATAGCCGAAAAAAGGGCTGACCGATTGAAAACCCTGGGCAACGAAGAGGGTTTTACAATTCCTGACACTCGTCAGGTTCCTCTTGTCCCCTTCAGCAGGGAAAAGATGCTGATCTGTGAAATCAAGCGGCGTAGCCCTTCCAAAGGCATGATCGATGGGATCCCCCGGGCAGGAGAACAGGCCCGGTTGTACCGTTCGAAAGGGGCGGCTCAAGTGAGTGTTCTCACCGAGCCGGATTATTTCGGCGGATCTTTACAGGATCTGATGGACGTAAAATCATCCTGCCCAGATCTGGCTGTATTGAGAAAAGATTTTCTCCTGACCGTCGAAGATATTGATGTGTCATACAGAGCAGGTGCGGATGCCTGTCTTTTAATTGCCTCCCTCTTGGAATCCTCTGTTCTGAATACAATGCACCAGAGATGTGCAGACCTTGGAATGACAGCCCTGGTGGAACTTCACTCCAGGAAAGATGTGGAAAAAGTATCTGTATTGAAACCCGGTCTGGTTGGTATCAACTGCCGCGACCTCAAAACTTTCAGGATTTACCCTCTCCAGCCTTTAAAAATCCGTTCTCTCATTGATTGGAACTGCCGGGTCATCTATGAATCGGGGATTCTGGCAGTCAGGGACGGGGAGTTTGCCCTCAATGCCGGATTTTCGGGTCTCCTTGTGGGAGAAGGAGTCGTCCGTCATCCTGATCTCATCGTTGAACTGAAAGAAAAAATGGCTTCCCCAGAGTCCAGGATTGAGGGAGACCCCTGGACCAGACTCTGCAGCCGATATATTCCCGGGCGTCCCTTAGTCAAAATCTGCGGTATCACCAACCGTAAGGATTTTGATCTTGCCGTGACCCTGGGAGCCGATCTCTGCGGGTTTATTCTGGCCCCCTCCCCCCGCCTCACAAATCCTGATTTTATACGGACCCTTCCTCACGTTAAATCGATGAAAGTCGGAGTAGTCCTTCTTGAAGAAGGAGAGTCCCTTCCCAGGGAGATACAAGACCTTCTGGATGATGGATATCTGGACTTCATTCAATACCACGGCAGTGAGAGCCCCTCAACTGTAAGAAACGGCTGTGGCTACAAAGCCCTCCGCATCAGAAACGAGTCTGATCTGAAAAGAATGAGCAACTATTATCCCCTGCCCTGCCTTATGGATGCCTTCAGTAAAGGAGTGGCTGGAGGAACGGGTAAATTGATAGACAGAACTCTGGTAGAGAGTGCCCGGGATAGGGGTGAACTCTGGTTAGCCGGCGGCCTGTCCCCGGACAATATCGGTCAGATTCTAAAAGATTTCGCTCCCGAGCTGGTCGATCTGTCCAGTGGAGTGGAGGCAGAACCCGGGAAAAAAGACCCGGTGAAAATGAAAGCATTTTTCAAGGAGATCAACTCTTATGCCCCGATACAATGA
- the trpB gene encoding tryptophan synthase subunit beta, with protein MPRYNDFFGPYGGRYVPEVLQYPLAELEKGFQEALDDPEFIQGFEEFCRDFIGRPTPLLPARNASRELGGAQIYIKLEGLANTGAHKINNAAGQALLAKRMGKKRIIAETGAGQHGVATAAACARLGLPCVIYMGEEDMRRQHPNVYWMEMYGAEVRSVSSGSRTLKDAVNEAFRDWTANSDETHYLLGSALGPSPYPDMVREFQSVIGREIKEQAQFPIHAMVACVGGGSNAIGFLSPFLDDPSIRMVGVEAGGRGEGEGNNAVRMADTGRPGIIQGYKSLFLHDKDGQVLDTHSISAGLDYPGIGPQLANLGEQGRLEFTQARDSEALEALKFFALHEGLIFAMESAHAGAAAMRLAREMKPDQNLIINMSGRGDKDIFISAAALDGENWRDFLEKESRRIYVD; from the coding sequence ATGCCCCGATACAATGATTTTTTCGGCCCCTACGGCGGACGCTATGTTCCCGAGGTTCTCCAATATCCCCTGGCTGAATTGGAAAAAGGCTTTCAGGAAGCATTGGACGATCCCGAATTCATACAGGGATTTGAAGAGTTCTGCCGGGATTTCATAGGCCGTCCCACCCCTCTGCTGCCAGCCCGAAATGCCTCCAGAGAATTAGGGGGGGCCCAGATCTATATTAAACTGGAAGGTCTGGCCAATACAGGGGCTCACAAGATAAATAATGCAGCGGGTCAGGCTCTGCTGGCAAAACGAATGGGTAAAAAACGCATCATTGCCGAAACCGGTGCGGGTCAGCACGGAGTGGCTACCGCCGCGGCCTGTGCCCGTCTGGGACTCCCCTGTGTCATTTACATGGGAGAGGAGGACATGCGGCGTCAGCATCCCAACGTCTACTGGATGGAGATGTACGGCGCCGAAGTACGTTCTGTCAGCTCAGGTTCCCGGACACTTAAAGATGCAGTGAATGAGGCCTTCAGAGATTGGACGGCCAACAGTGATGAAACTCATTACCTGCTGGGATCAGCCCTGGGTCCTTCCCCCTACCCCGATATGGTCAGAGAGTTCCAGTCTGTCATCGGACGGGAAATTAAAGAGCAGGCTCAGTTTCCCATTCATGCCATGGTGGCCTGTGTGGGAGGCGGTTCCAACGCCATCGGTTTCCTGTCTCCCTTTCTGGATGATCCCTCCATCAGAATGGTGGGTGTGGAAGCAGGAGGACGGGGAGAGGGTGAAGGCAATAATGCAGTCAGAATGGCCGATACGGGACGTCCGGGGATCATTCAGGGGTACAAGAGCCTCTTCCTTCATGACAAAGATGGTCAGGTTCTGGACACCCATTCTATTTCTGCCGGATTGGACTATCCCGGTATCGGTCCCCAGCTGGCCAACCTGGGAGAACAGGGCCGTCTGGAGTTCACCCAGGCCAGGGACAGTGAAGCCCTGGAGGCATTGAAATTTTTTGCCCTTCATGAGGGTCTTATCTTCGCTATGGAATCGGCTCATGCTGGAGCCGCGGCAATGCGCCTGGCCAGGGAGATGAAGCCCGATCAGAATCTGATCATCAATATGTCCGGCCGGGGTGACAAGGATATTTTCATATCCGCCGCGGCACTGGATGGAGAAAACTGGAGAGACTTCCTAGAGAAGGAAAGCAGGAGGATCTATGTCGACTAA
- the trpA gene encoding tryptophan synthase subunit alpha → MSTKIVAHFIAGYPDAAGSLEVARGLAAGGAAFLEMQIPFSDPSADGPAIENSCRMALKNGYTPDQALDLLKTLTSELDIPVFLMSYGNIVFSRGMERFVTQAMKAGAAGLIIPDLVYGRDEGLYALGEKYDIPVIPVITPSIRKERLKEILSLKQEWIYTALRSGITGSYTNLDKNNLSLLDSLRESDSKIMAGFGIKTAEQVRALVPHCDAVVAGSVFVNAVSEAYEKGESLRKGAEDKIRELLC, encoded by the coding sequence ATGTCGACTAAAATTGTGGCCCACTTTATTGCCGGATACCCTGATGCCGCAGGCTCTCTGGAAGTAGCCAGAGGTCTTGCCGCCGGAGGTGCGGCTTTCCTTGAAATGCAGATTCCCTTTTCCGATCCCAGCGCCGACGGGCCTGCCATTGAAAACTCCTGCCGCATGGCCCTGAAAAATGGGTACACCCCGGATCAGGCCCTGGACCTCCTGAAGACACTGACCAGTGAATTGGATATTCCTGTATTTCTGATGAGTTACGGGAATATTGTCTTTTCCAGGGGCATGGAAAGATTTGTGACCCAGGCCATGAAAGCGGGTGCTGCCGGACTGATTATTCCCGATCTGGTCTACGGCCGTGATGAAGGGTTGTACGCTCTGGGAGAGAAGTATGATATTCCTGTCATTCCGGTCATCACCCCGTCTATCCGGAAAGAAAGATTGAAAGAAATTCTTTCACTCAAACAAGAATGGATTTATACGGCTCTCAGAAGCGGTATAACCGGGAGCTATACAAACCTGGACAAGAATAATTTATCTCTCCTGGATAGCTTAAGAGAGTCCGATTCAAAAATTATGGCGGGATTCGGCATCAAAACGGCAGAACAGGTCAGAGCCCTGGTCCCCCACTGCGATGCGGTTGTGGCAGGTTCTGTATTTGTCAACGCTGTGTCAGAGGCCTATGAAAAAGGTGAATCTCTGAGAAAAGGCGCAGAAGATAAAATAAGAGAATTACTCTGCTGA
- a CDS encoding HlyD family efflux transporter periplasmic adaptor subunit, producing the protein MKSFIKKNKRSIIMIASVLLLSGGVTAYLIGFSAEVEKPEEEKNLRLVETIPLRYSPHTMKVQGQGFIEPSHSLELASQAGGQVIESYQNLKSGIAVEKGTLLIQLDDELIINRLALSRVELISTTTKLVTAIKSEGGSFYNKWMLYLRSLSTELSLTPRIPDLTSEREKLLVSSYGVLAAYYQVRELEDTHSDYTIYAPFSGHISGDGIEKYSFVSPGQSLLTLSDTTHLEIAIPLTREELIRLDEIESEVLISPSGVDNGFLSGKVERRDAVMDRNSQTINLHIIFENPELNPLFLPGNYAKVEISGKTLARTLLLPRSLINADNTINVYEEGKLKKYKVTILSIQGDKVILKPELPEGIQIITTRIQKPFEGMELKLEGSEE; encoded by the coding sequence ATGAAAAGTTTCATTAAAAAAAATAAACGATCCATTATTATGATAGCCTCGGTTCTCCTTTTATCAGGAGGAGTGACGGCTTATCTGATTGGATTTTCGGCAGAGGTAGAGAAACCTGAGGAAGAAAAGAATCTTCGTCTGGTAGAAACCATACCTTTGAGATACAGCCCCCACACGATGAAGGTCCAGGGGCAGGGATTCATTGAACCTTCCCATTCCCTGGAGCTTGCCTCTCAAGCGGGTGGGCAGGTCATAGAAAGCTACCAGAACCTGAAAAGCGGCATAGCCGTTGAGAAAGGGACATTGCTTATACAACTTGATGATGAACTGATCATCAACAGACTGGCCCTATCCCGGGTAGAACTGATCAGTACGACCACCAAGCTGGTGACAGCCATAAAATCCGAAGGCGGAAGCTTCTACAACAAGTGGATGCTCTATCTGAGAAGCCTCAGCACTGAATTATCCCTGACTCCTCGGATACCGGATCTGACCTCGGAGCGGGAAAAACTACTGGTCAGTTCCTATGGAGTTCTGGCCGCCTATTATCAGGTCAGAGAACTGGAAGACACACATTCGGATTACACCATTTATGCACCCTTTTCCGGACATATCTCAGGAGACGGGATTGAAAAATACAGTTTTGTCTCACCTGGTCAGTCCCTTCTCACCCTGAGTGATACAACTCACCTTGAAATAGCCATCCCCCTGACCAGAGAAGAACTGATCCGCCTTGACGAGATTGAAAGTGAAGTGCTGATCAGCCCTTCCGGTGTGGATAATGGTTTTCTCAGTGGAAAGGTGGAACGCCGTGATGCTGTTATGGATCGGAATTCCCAGACGATCAATCTCCATATCATCTTTGAAAATCCGGAATTGAATCCTCTTTTTCTCCCGGGTAACTATGCAAAAGTAGAAATATCTGGAAAGACTCTGGCCAGAACCCTCCTCCTGCCCCGGTCTCTTATTAACGCAGACAATACAATCAATGTTTACGAAGAAGGAAAGCTGAAAAAGTATAAAGTCACCATCCTCTCCATCCAGGGTGACAAAGTCATTCTGAAACCTGAGCTGCCCGAGGGAATCCAGATTATAACCACAAGGATACAGAAACCCTTTGAAGGCATGGAATTGAAACTTGAGGGATCAGAAGAATGA